One genomic window of Arachis hypogaea cultivar Tifrunner chromosome 8, arahy.Tifrunner.gnm2.J5K5, whole genome shotgun sequence includes the following:
- the LOC112707545 gene encoding protein PNS1 isoform X2 — protein sequence MGAAEPVVERRNETGNEVEVRERDAKIIEDLEKGEVGFEERVIHHENEGNNQQRDNNNHEEEFQLQMFHRLNPTNPLRIVINSNTRVAAPSPPSHQSQRSHPPPPPPPSRSIPTPSPIPIPQQQHQHQPVTLNSKKYTNRISLFLFVMHMFLAIVLVCFLVFKGVQGLIQASDSSMKRKEKNVLKYLLPQVEAASFMSIILAFVWQEAIRKWPTFMVHFILWCTFVMSLAAGILLICFQMPPSDAVGVCFIAFAIGNGLYACWVSHRIKFCCKVLSLSLQPVAKFRDLNKTTYQMLVAGFLWISLWILAVIGSLNFYFPPLIIIALVLSLAWTTEVMRNVVNITVSRVIALYYLRGMQSSIQFCFLRAMTRNLGSACLGSLFVPAIEALRIVARALNLLEGEDEFMFCCAHCCLNVMESIFRNGNGWAYVQIAAYGKGFVMASQDTWALFEKEDMVPIVDSDITSSICFLTGVCSGSICVIVVAAWTYHVHRSFTATLSLLTFFIGYLLTRIAMAVPHACVSCYYVCYAENPENRLFDKTIKDRQALLKTGRDAVVPTPRIRRNTRS from the exons ATGGGTGCTGCTGAACCA GTGGTTGAGAGAAGGAATGAAACTGGGAATGAAGTTGAAGTGAGAGAAAGGGATGCAAAGATAATTGAGGATTTGGAGAAAGGTGAAGTGGGTTTTGAAGAGAGAGTGATTCACCATGAAAATGAAGGTAATAATCAGCAGCGTGACAAtaacaatcatgaagaagaattTCAGCTCCAAATGTTCCACAGGTTGAACCCAACAAACCCTTTAAGGATAGTGATTAACAGTAACACCAGAGTTGcagctccttctcctccttctcaTCAATCTCAACGCTCtcaccctcctcctcctcctcctccttctcgtTCTATTCCAACACCATCTCCCATTCCTATCccacaacaacaacatcaa CATCAACCGGTGACTTTGAATTCCAAAAAATATACCAACAGAATATCCTTGTTTCTCTTTGTTATGcatatgttcttggcaattgttCTTGTCTGTTTTCTTGTGTTCAAGGGGGTCCAAGGTCTCATCCAAGCATCAGATTCTtccatgaaaagaaaagaaaaaaatgttttaaagtaTTTGCTTCCTCAAGTGGAAGCTGCATCTTTCATGAGCATCATTCTTGCATTTGTTTGGCAAGAAGCAATCAGGAAATGGCCCACTTTTATGGTCCATTTCATATTATGGTGCACTTTTGTTATGTCGCTCGCCGCAGGGATTCTATTAATTTGCTTCCAGATGCCTCCTTCTGATGCTGTTGGTGTGTGTTTCATTGCATTCGCAATCGGGAACGGCTTGTATGCTTGTTGGGTTAGTCATAGGATCAAGTTTTGCTGCAAAGTCTTGAGTCTTTCACTTCAGCCTGTGGCTAAATTTCGCGACTTGAACAAGACTACATATCAGATGCTTGTGGCCGGGTTCTTGTGGATATCCTTGTGGATTCTGGCAGTGATTGGGTCATTGAATTTCTAtttcccacctttgattatcatTGCCTTGGTGTTGAGCTTGGCTTGGACCACAGAGGTTATGAGGAATGTGGTTAACATCACAGTTAGCAGGGTTATTGCATTGTATTACTTGAGGGGAATGCAGTCTAGTATCCAATTCTGCTTCCTCAGAGCGATGACTCGGAATCTTGGAAGTGCTTGTTTGGGGTCTCTGTTTGTTCCTGCAATTGAAGCACTGAGAATTGTTGCCAGGGCTCTGAATTTGCTTGAGGGGGAAGATGAGTTCATGTTCTGTTGTGCTCATTGTTGCCTCAATGTCATGGAGTCGATTTTTAGAAATGGCAATGGCTGGGCATATGTACAG ATAGCAGCATATGGAAAAGGTTTTGTAATGGCATCTCAAGATACTTGGGCCCTTTTTGAGAAGGAAGATATGGTGCCGATTGTTGACTCAGATATAACAAGCTCAATTTGTTTTCTTACTGGAGTTTGCAGCGGTTCTATATGTGTCATTGTGGTGGCTGCTTGGACCTATCATGTGCACCGAAGTTTCACAGCCACTTTGTCACTCCTCACATTCTTCATTGGATACCTTTTG ACTAGGATAGCCATGGCAGTGCCTCATGCCTGTGTGAGTTGTTATTATGTGTGCTATGCAGAGAATCCAGAGAACAGGCTATTTGATAAAACAATAAAGGATCGTCAAGCCTTGTTAAAAACAGGCCGTGATGCGGTTGTGCCTACTCCAAGGATTAGGAGGAATACAAGGAGTTAA
- the LOC112707545 gene encoding protein PNS1 isoform X1 has protein sequence MGAAEPVVERRNETGNEVEVRERDAKIIEDLEKGEVGFEERVIHHENEGNNQQRDNNNHEEEFQLQMFHRLNPTNPLRIVINSNTRVAAPSPPSHQSQRSHPPPPPPPSRSIPTPSPIPIPQQQHQQHQPVTLNSKKYTNRISLFLFVMHMFLAIVLVCFLVFKGVQGLIQASDSSMKRKEKNVLKYLLPQVEAASFMSIILAFVWQEAIRKWPTFMVHFILWCTFVMSLAAGILLICFQMPPSDAVGVCFIAFAIGNGLYACWVSHRIKFCCKVLSLSLQPVAKFRDLNKTTYQMLVAGFLWISLWILAVIGSLNFYFPPLIIIALVLSLAWTTEVMRNVVNITVSRVIALYYLRGMQSSIQFCFLRAMTRNLGSACLGSLFVPAIEALRIVARALNLLEGEDEFMFCCAHCCLNVMESIFRNGNGWAYVQIAAYGKGFVMASQDTWALFEKEDMVPIVDSDITSSICFLTGVCSGSICVIVVAAWTYHVHRSFTATLSLLTFFIGYLLTRIAMAVPHACVSCYYVCYAENPENRLFDKTIKDRQALLKTGRDAVVPTPRIRRNTRS, from the exons ATGGGTGCTGCTGAACCA GTGGTTGAGAGAAGGAATGAAACTGGGAATGAAGTTGAAGTGAGAGAAAGGGATGCAAAGATAATTGAGGATTTGGAGAAAGGTGAAGTGGGTTTTGAAGAGAGAGTGATTCACCATGAAAATGAAGGTAATAATCAGCAGCGTGACAAtaacaatcatgaagaagaattTCAGCTCCAAATGTTCCACAGGTTGAACCCAACAAACCCTTTAAGGATAGTGATTAACAGTAACACCAGAGTTGcagctccttctcctccttctcaTCAATCTCAACGCTCtcaccctcctcctcctcctcctccttctcgtTCTATTCCAACACCATCTCCCATTCCTATCccacaacaacaacatcaa CAGCATCAACCGGTGACTTTGAATTCCAAAAAATATACCAACAGAATATCCTTGTTTCTCTTTGTTATGcatatgttcttggcaattgttCTTGTCTGTTTTCTTGTGTTCAAGGGGGTCCAAGGTCTCATCCAAGCATCAGATTCTtccatgaaaagaaaagaaaaaaatgttttaaagtaTTTGCTTCCTCAAGTGGAAGCTGCATCTTTCATGAGCATCATTCTTGCATTTGTTTGGCAAGAAGCAATCAGGAAATGGCCCACTTTTATGGTCCATTTCATATTATGGTGCACTTTTGTTATGTCGCTCGCCGCAGGGATTCTATTAATTTGCTTCCAGATGCCTCCTTCTGATGCTGTTGGTGTGTGTTTCATTGCATTCGCAATCGGGAACGGCTTGTATGCTTGTTGGGTTAGTCATAGGATCAAGTTTTGCTGCAAAGTCTTGAGTCTTTCACTTCAGCCTGTGGCTAAATTTCGCGACTTGAACAAGACTACATATCAGATGCTTGTGGCCGGGTTCTTGTGGATATCCTTGTGGATTCTGGCAGTGATTGGGTCATTGAATTTCTAtttcccacctttgattatcatTGCCTTGGTGTTGAGCTTGGCTTGGACCACAGAGGTTATGAGGAATGTGGTTAACATCACAGTTAGCAGGGTTATTGCATTGTATTACTTGAGGGGAATGCAGTCTAGTATCCAATTCTGCTTCCTCAGAGCGATGACTCGGAATCTTGGAAGTGCTTGTTTGGGGTCTCTGTTTGTTCCTGCAATTGAAGCACTGAGAATTGTTGCCAGGGCTCTGAATTTGCTTGAGGGGGAAGATGAGTTCATGTTCTGTTGTGCTCATTGTTGCCTCAATGTCATGGAGTCGATTTTTAGAAATGGCAATGGCTGGGCATATGTACAG ATAGCAGCATATGGAAAAGGTTTTGTAATGGCATCTCAAGATACTTGGGCCCTTTTTGAGAAGGAAGATATGGTGCCGATTGTTGACTCAGATATAACAAGCTCAATTTGTTTTCTTACTGGAGTTTGCAGCGGTTCTATATGTGTCATTGTGGTGGCTGCTTGGACCTATCATGTGCACCGAAGTTTCACAGCCACTTTGTCACTCCTCACATTCTTCATTGGATACCTTTTG ACTAGGATAGCCATGGCAGTGCCTCATGCCTGTGTGAGTTGTTATTATGTGTGCTATGCAGAGAATCCAGAGAACAGGCTATTTGATAAAACAATAAAGGATCGTCAAGCCTTGTTAAAAACAGGCCGTGATGCGGTTGTGCCTACTCCAAGGATTAGGAGGAATACAAGGAGTTAA